Part of the Vagococcus jeotgali genome, TCTGTTTGAGGTCCCCACAAGGCTTCACTTGGAATTTCCACCTCACCTAACGAGTCTTTTTCAATTCTAAACGTCATATAATAACCTTCTTCCTACACAGATTTTTTAATTGATTCATCGACATCGATTCCTTGCATTTGAGCAAGCTCACGAATAGATTTCCCAGTACTTAAACTTTCTTTCGCTAAATCTGCTGCTTTTGTATAACCAATTGTTTCAGATAAAACTGTCGCAAGATACATGCTTCTTTCTAAATTATCTTGACAACGCTCCTCATTAGCTGTGATACCAAGAACACAATTTTCTGTAAATGTTTTAATACCATTTGTTAATACGTCAAATGATTCAATCAACTTATAGAAAACAACTGGCTCAAAAGCATTTAATTCTAATTGTCCAGCTTCAGCAGCTAAACCAATTGTACTATTATTTCCCATAACAATGTAAGCACATTGAGATAATACTTCTGGAATAACTGGATTAATTTTCCCTGGCATAATAGAGGAACCATTTTGTCTAGCTGGAATGCTAATTTCCCCAATCCCAGAATTTGGCCCAGATGATAATAAGCGAATATCATTAGCAATTTTAGATAGACTAATTGCAATTGATTTTAGCGTATCTGATAACACGACGTATTGTTCAATGTGTTGTGTGCCGTCCACTAAATCATCAGCAATAACAAGTTGTTCTTTTGTAATACCGTTTAAATAAACTAGGGCTGTTTTTGATAGAGATTCGTGTGCTGTAATTCCTGTGCCAATTACAATACCACCAATATTGATCGCCTGCATTTCACGCTGAACATGGTCAAGTCTTTCAATACCACGCTTCACTACTGAGTAATAAGCATGAAACTCTTGACCAAGTGTCATAGGTACGGCATCACTTAATTGTGTTCTCCCTAATTTTAATACATAATCAAACTCCTCAGATTTTGCTAAGAAGGCTTCTTTTAATTCCACTAAAACAGCACGAAGTAAAGGAATTTTTTTCAACATCGTTAATTTCCCAGCTGTTGGATAAACATCATTAGTTGACTGACCTTTATTAACATCATCATTAGGATGAACCACTGAAAAATCACCTTTTGTACCTGACATAATTTCAATAGCTCGGTTAGTAATAACCTCATTAACATTAACATTCATATTACTACTTGTCCCCGCTCCGCCTTGAACAGGATCAACAATAAACTCTTCATGCCACTTACCATCAATAATTTCTTGAGAAGCTTGACTGATTGCCTCAAATTTCTCTTTAGGTAATAAACCAAGTTCATAATTAGCTAAAGCTAATGCTTGCTTAACTTGGGATAAGCTGATGATAAAATCAGAATCTAATTGTCGATTAGTAATCGTAAAATTATTTTTTGCACGAAGAGAATGAACTCCGTAATATTTTTCTTGTGGTACTTCTATTTCTCCAACACTATCTTTTTCTGTACGATACATAGTTTTCGTCTCCTTTAAATTACAATGCTGTCATATAATTTCGCAATTGTTCAGGTGTTAAACGTGCGTTTAGTGCAACTAATAATCGTAATCTAGCTTTTGGTCCTGTTAAACCTTTGACAAACATAACTCCCATGTTTTTTAAAGGAATGCCTCCACCAGTATAGCTATAAATATCTTCTGCTACACCATTGGCACATCTAGACACTAGGGCAACTGGAATCTTCTCTTCAAGCATCTGAGACAAACCATCTAGTACGTTAGGAGGTAAATTCCCAGCCCCTAGAGCTTCCACCACGACCCCATCCACTTTGGCTTTTGTTAAAACACGAAATAATGTATCATCCATGCCTGCATAGGCTTTAATGATTGGAATTTCTCCATCAACTGTGTCGATTGGTAAGATGACATCCTCAATAACTTCTTTTAAGAAGAATGGTCTGTTTTTTGATACTATACCAATTGGTCCAAATGTTGGTGCTCTAAAAGTGTCAACACTAGTTGTATGAGTTTTAGTGACAAATCTGGCCGCATGAATTTCATCATTCATCACAACTAAGACTCCTTTGTCTTTAGCTGAAGCGTCAGCAGCAGTAATAATTGCCTGTACATAATTATATAATCCATCAGAACCGATTTCATTACTGCTTCTCATTGCACCAGTCAAGACAACCGCTAAATCATTATTAGTTGTTAATTCAAGAAAATAAGCTGTTTCTTCAAGAGTATCTGTACCATGAGTAATCACGACACCATCATATCTCTCCTTAGTAGCTTGTTCTATACGTTTTTTCAAACGTAACATATCTTTTGGTGTAATATGAGGTGAGGGCAAGTTAAAAATCTCTTCCACATCAACATCAATCTCCTCTGGTATACCAATTAAATTTTGTGATAATGGGTGGGTATCTGATAAACTAACACCACCAGTATCACTTTCTTGGACCATTGAGATGGTTCCACCAGTATGTAAAGCTAATACTTTTTTCTTACTTTTTTCTTCATTTAACACGCTTACACACGTCCATTCTATTTATATTTTCACAAATTGTCTTGCATTATTTTAATGCTAACACCGTTAAATTATTTCTATTTTTGATTTATTTTCCTATTTAGTTAAAAATTAGCCGTCTATTTTTAACTATCCCCTTAATTTATTCGATTTAAAATAATCAAATAACAAGCATTCATCTCTAAATCAATGGATTTTTCCAGTTTTCCATCTGTAATGGATAATTCTTTCATTAAAAATTCTGGTACAACAGATTGCTGTAAATACTCTTGCATATCTGTATCAAGTTCTCTCATCCCACCTGATTTTAACCACTGATGATAGATCCCTCCATGATGGCTATCCAACAAGAAACGCTTAACTAAATAGTTACCTACCGGAAGTTGATTAAATAAGAATGTTGTTTGTCGTCTCGTCGCCTTCCAGAGATTTTCATAAGCACTATCTTTCTTGTCTAAATGATGTTCATTATAATATAGCACATAAAACGAGTTAAATTTTTTTGTCACAATGTAGTGTTCAGAGATTAACACAACCTCATCACCAATTCTGTCATAAAATACTAATAAAAAAAATAAAGGACGTTTTAGAGGTCCATGTAAAAAGATAGATAAATCACCTAATTTTTTAGAGATAGGGATACTCTTTTCACTATCTACATTTAACCAAAAACCAATCCCATCAATATGATTTGTCATCTCAATTAAAGCCTTTAACAAGATAGCAGACCGCGAGAAAGTACTTTGAGATAACTGAGTACTCTCAGCAACTAAGTGCCACTCTGATATGTAGAGTGCCGTATTCTTTTCTATATTTTTTAAATAATGCTTTAATTGGCTAATTTGTCTTTTAAACTCCTTAAATAAATGCTCTGACTGACTTTGTAAACCTAAACTTTTTTCATAAGTGATACTAATAAAATCAGGATCAACATTTAAAGGAAGCCTTAGACAGGTTAGCCAGTCATTTAAATAGTTAAAATGAAGATTGAACCCTAAATAACCAGTTGAAAAATGAGTGACTAAAAAATCAGAAGTTAGCTGATATGCTTGTCTAAAAAAAGTTTGAGATACTTTAGCACTATCACTAATGCTAAGTTCTAAATACCAACCTTCACGAAAGCTAGCCTCATATTGTACATAACCTTGAATCATTTCCTTTAAAGTATCTAATTTTAAAGACAACTCTGAAATGCCATTACTCTCATCTATCACTAAAACAAACATCGGTCTTAAATTCATCTCTCGCATAAAAGAAAAAAGACGGTGATTATTAACAAACCTATCTTTTATGATATCAAACTCTGAAATAGTCTCAGTACAAAAATCATAAAATCGACAAATATCAAAAGGTATTTTCTCTTGAATCATTCTCACTTGCTGCCTAACACTTTCCTTTAATCCATTGTTAGCATGACCTAGATTAATTATTTTTTGAGGTTTATTCAAGTTAGCAAAAGGAGGTATTGATAAATCCAGCTCAATCTCTTCTACAGATAATCCCTTGGCCTGTTTAATATTTTGCGTTAACATAAATTGAGCGATAACTTGAATAGATTCTTGATGGCTTAAGTAACGATAATCCTCAGATGTCTGCTGTAAAGTAAGCTCTTCTTGTTTTGGTATATAGTGTTTACGATACTCATGAGGTGTCACACCATATTGCTTTTTAAAAACTGCTGTAAAGCTTTTAGGATTTGGAAAGCCATTATTTAAAGCAATCGACAAAGTAGGTTCAGTTGAATTTCTTAACTCACTAACTGCTGCCTTAAGTCTAATAGAGGAAAGATAATCAGAAAAAGTCACACCCATCTCATCTTTAAATAGTTTTGATAAATAAGCTTCTGAAACGAACTTTTCCTTGGCAAAATCTCCTAAAGATAACTTTGTTGTATAATTAACTTTAGCATAATCAAGCATATCAATAATTAAAGGGTGAATTTTTTGTTTATCAAGTGAAGCTAATTCTTGATATTGAGTAAATAAAAACATTCCTTCTACTTTATCTAACAAATCAGACACTAAAAGTAAATCAGAAAAGGATCTGTCTTTAGAAGCCTTAGTTAATCTTTCCAAAGTCAGTCTAAAAATAGATTCTATCAGTTTTTCTCGTCCATTCGATTGATAAACATCAATCTTTGAAGAAGGAAACACCGGCCTCCAATTTTGATTGATTAAAGATTCTATTTCTGGCAAATGAAATATAAGACGTAATATGATCACTTCTTTATTGTAACTATCACTAATTAATTGGCCCTTTTGATTCGGCCCAATAAAGATAAAATCTTTTTTATGCAAAGATAACTGTTGTTCTTGGTTTAAAAAATGACATTTGCCTTTTAACAGGTAAACTAAACTTAACTCATTAGGGGTGTTCATTTCATTTAAAGATGATTCTAATTGAATAATATCAATTGTTATAGCTTGATTTTTTTGCATGCAATCCCCTCTTCATTTGTTCTCACTATTATTATACTCACTCAAACTCATCTAGCCAACACTTTCTATATTGACTCATAATTTAATAAGTGATATACTTCACTGGTAATAGACATATAGGGGAGGTCTTTGACCTGAGAGTAAGCCATGTGCTTTGACCCTTTGAACCTGTCGGTTAGTACCGTCGTAGGGAGTCTTATGAATCGTACTTACGAGGAATGGCTTCTAGCTATTCCTCTTTTTTATTTTAGGAGGTGATGAGATGTATAAAAAATGGATTTATCCCATTTTAAGTTTTGTTGTTCTAATTATTCTTTGGGAAATTCTAACGATTCTTTATCAAGTACCTATTTATGTACTACCTAGACCGAGTCAAATCGGGGCAGCTCTTTTTACTGATTGGCATAACCTTTTCAAGCACTCTTTAACGACACTATTAGAAGCAGTGATTGGTCTAATTTTAGCTGCTATTCTGGCTTTTTTTATTGCGATTTTAATGGATTTATCTAAAGGGCTTAAACTTGCCTTTTACCCGCACTTAGTCGTGAGCCAGACTATACCTGTTTTAGTTTTAGGTCCTATCTTCACTATCTGGTTTGGCTTTGGTATTACACCTAAAATTATGATGGTTATTCTAATGTGTTTTTTCCCAATAGTTGTAGCCTTTGTTGATGGTTTAGCACAAGTAGATATTAAAAAAATAACCTTACTAGAAACATACGGTGCTTCTAAAAAACAAATTTACACGACACTTAAATTTCCAGAAGCTATGCCTTCTTTCTTTTCAGGTTTAAAAATAGCAGCAACATATTGTGTTAGTGGTGCTATTGTTGGTGAATGGTTAAGCGCTTCATCAGGTTTAGGGTATTACATGATTCGTGCAAAGAATAGTTTTTTATTAGATAAAGTATTTGCATCAATCATCTGTATCATTTTATTAAGTTTAGCATTAAATGCCATTGTATCATTGATTCAAAAACAACTCATTAAGAAAAGGATGATTAGACGTGTTTAACAAGAAAAAAGGATTATTTATTGGTTTAAGTATTGGATTAATTGGCTTGGCAGGTTGTAGTAGTGAGTCTGCCAAAGATAAAACTGATGAAAACAAAGATAAATTAAAAGATGTAACACTTGTTTTAGATTATATTCCAAATACCAATCACACTGGAATATATGTAGCAAAAGATAAAGGTTATTACAAAGAACAAGGTATTGATTTAACGATTGTAGAGCCTGGTGATGATAATACTAGTCTGACACTTCTAGGAGGTAAAAAAGGAGAGTTTGCCATTAGCTATCAAGAAGACCTGACTTACTCAGCAGCTAGTGCTCAACCAATTCCAACTAAAGCAATTGCTGCTATTATGGAACATAATACTTCTGGCTTTGTCAGTACTGCCGATAAAAAAATCTCTTCTCCTAAAGATTTTGAAGGTAAAACTTATGCCGGTTGGCAATCTGCTGCAGAAGAGGCTGTTTTAAAAGCCGTTATGGAAAAAGCTAATGCCGATTCTTCAAAATTGATGATTGTTGGTGATCCTGGTGGCGGACCAAGTGATTTAGAAAAGAATGTTGATTTAAAATGGTATTTTGAAGGATGGGACTTAACGAAAGCTAAGATGGATGGTTATGATTTAAATTATATGCCTCTTCGTGAATTAGATGAAAGACTGGACTACTATACACCTATTATTGTGGCTCGTGATGATGTTATGGAAAACGATCCAACTTTAGTCGAACACTTTTTAAAAGCAACCAAACATGGCTATCTTGATGCTATAGACAACCCTGAGGAAAGTGCTGAGATTCTACATCAAGCTGCTCCTGACCAAGATATAGAGTTTTTGAAAAAATCTCAAGAATTTGTATCTAAAAACTATACTAGTGACCCTCAAAAATGGGGAATCATGAAGGAAGATGTTTGGAATAACTATACTGAATTTATGTTAGAAAATAAATTGATTGATAAAGATATCCCAGCTAGTGACATGTTTACAAATGCATTCATTGAAAAGGTTGATTAAACATGACTGACATTTTTATTAAAAATCTTGGTTTAAGTTTTGAAGGAAAAAAAACGTTTGAACAATTAAATTTGAAAATTGAAAAAGGAGAGTTTATTTCTATACTTGGCCCAAGTGGTTGTGGTAAATCTTCTTTGTTAAATATTTTAGCTGGAAGTCTAAAAGCTGATACTGGTGAAGTATTAGTCGGGGATACAGTTATCTCTGGTTTTAATGAGCATTTTGCATATATGCCACAAGAAGACTTACTCTTAGATTGGAAAAATGTTGAAGATAATATCACTTTGTATCAACGTTTACATAAACAAGTGATCAATCAAGATAAATTGAGTGAATATATCAAAAAATTTGGCTTACATGAAGTAAGGCATCAATACCCTGAAACATTGTCAGGAGGTATGAAACAGCGTGTTGCTCTCCTTCGCACCGTTTTTGTTGATAGAGATATTTTATTACTTGATGAACCCTTTGGTGCTTTGGATGTTTTTACAAGACAACATCTTCAAGATTGGTTAAAAAATTTGACGAATATATTAAATAAAACCATCATCTTAGTCACTCATGATATTGATGAGGCCTTATATTTATCAGATAGAGTCATTATTATGGGAGGCTCACCTGCTTCTCTTATTGAAGAAATCGATTTAAGTACTACCAAAAGAAGTAGACAGTGGTTAAGTGAACAAGGTCAAACACGCCAACATATCTATGAATTATTAAGTCAAAAAATTAGACATTAAAAGGAGATGTTTATGTGAGTGATTTTCTATGTGATGCCCATTGTCATATTGATTTAGATAAGCAGCTACTTGATTTACTTATTAAATACAACATACCTGCAACAATTAACTGTCAAAGCCGCAAAGAATGGCATGATTATTCTCCTTTAACTAAATCACATCCCTTTTTAAACATTAGCTTTGGTATTCACCCTTGGGATGTTGATTTCCAGGAAATAGAAAATAATTTGGATATCTTCCAGCAAACACCTATCATTGGAGAAATTGGTTTAGATAGTGTTTGGACAACAAACGACATACTTCTACAAAAAAAGATGTTTATCAAACAACTATCTTTAGCTACTGATATGAAAAAACCTGTTATTTTACATACTAAAGGAATGGAAAAAGAAATAGCAGATATCATTTCTTATTTTCCAAATCGCTATTTAGTTCACTGGTACTCAAGTCAAGAACATTTGAAAGAGTACATTAAGCAAGATTGTTATTTCACAGTAGGCCCTTCTTTACTGACAGATGATGCTGTCAAACAAGTCCTAACTACTGTGCCAAAAGATAGGCTACTCATTGAATCAGATGGACTAGATGCTCTTGCGTGGGCATTAGATAAAGATATAGAAAGTGTTGATTACTTAGATTCACAAAAGAACTTAATGGTGCAATGTGCTAAGGTTCTTGATATGCCTCTTAATGAATTTAGGGATCTCCTTCAAAAAAACTACTTACGATGGATCAATTAGTGTTAGTAAAACTTAGTCAAGGTAAAACAAAAGTCTACTCTAGTTGCTTGGAGTAGACTTTTATTTTATTAATAATTGTTCAATTTTTTTCCTAATTGATATCAGAATAACTAAAACTATCGTAAAAATAATGCCAAAAGCAATAAAGGGTAGTCTTAAATCACTTGATCCAAGTAATTTAGAGGCCCAGTTCATACACATCGGAGCCAAAAAAACGCCAAAATTACAACCAACAAACACATAAGATGTTGCTTTGTTCGGCTCTATTCCCCTACCTAATTCTTCAATGTGGTTAAAAATAAAGGGAATTACCCAAGCGATTGGTATACTAGATAAAAACAAACCAATAGTAAGCAACCAAAATGATTGGGTTGAAAATCCAATGAGAAAATCTGATAGAATATTAAATCCAATGCCTAAAAATACAATCCCAAAAGATACTTTTGAGACAATTTTTTCAAATAATATACCTGCTACAATACCTAATATAGGCATTAAAGCTAAATATGCACTAGCATTCACTTCTTGTCCTGCTAACTCGATAGCAAGTGTTGGAAATCTCACACCAATTGCAATCGCATTCATTAATAAGCTAGCAACTATTAAAATTGTTAACAGTAATACCCAAGAAAAAGAACCACCTTTATCTACAGTTTTCACTTTAGCTTTTGCTTCAATATTTGGAACATACAAATAAAATAATATAGCTATAGGAATCGCTAATAAATATATTAAGTATGAGTCCATCCAGTTTCTCATCAACAATAGACCTGCTACAAAAGTCAATATCATTTGGCCTATACTTTCTGTAGCATTTCTAAAACCAAGTAATGTCGACCTTTCTTTTCCTGTAAATAAACCATTAATAAAACTAACAGATAAAGCATTATACATTCCCAAACCTGCACCTAATAAAAGCCTACCAAAAACAATTAGACCATAACTATTTGGCGTCAACCACGGTAGAACACCACCAATTGATGCCATGATTAAACCAATAATAACTACTTGCTTCATTCCAATTTTTTTTGTTAGATAATTCGACAGTAAAATGAAAATAACAACAGTAAAACTTGGTAACGTTCCCAATAATTCACTTTGAGTTTGGCTTAAATTAAAATGATCTTTAATAAATGGGAGTGTACCATTAATAGTTACCCCACTAGTTAAAATAAATGAAACAGACAACACTGCAAATGGTGTGAATTTATTTTTCTCTACATTTGGCATACAGTCAACTCCTATATATTAAACTCGAACAACCCAATCATACCATTATTTATCGAAAAATAGATACCCATAGACTAAGTTTACCTTATTTTCAAATTTTATCTAAAACTTCATTAATTTTTTCAAGATTAGGCTTTTCTTTAGTTTTCATTTTGATATACTAGTAGCATATGTCTTTACAATTAAGGAGAATTCTCCATGAGAAAAAAATTACAATTTATTGATTTTAAAATATTAATACCATACATCGTTTTAAATATAATCGGCATGATTATGATTTTTAGTGCTAGTTCATACAATCTAGATCAGTTAGGAAAAAGTCCTTTTTCTATAG contains:
- a CDS encoding aspartate ammonia-lyase, with protein sequence MYRTEKDSVGEIEVPQEKYYGVHSLRAKNNFTITNRQLDSDFIISLSQVKQALALANYELGLLPKEKFEAISQASQEIIDGKWHEEFIVDPVQGGAGTSSNMNVNVNEVITNRAIEIMSGTKGDFSVVHPNDDVNKGQSTNDVYPTAGKLTMLKKIPLLRAVLVELKEAFLAKSEEFDYVLKLGRTQLSDAVPMTLGQEFHAYYSVVKRGIERLDHVQREMQAINIGGIVIGTGITAHESLSKTALVYLNGITKEQLVIADDLVDGTQHIEQYVVLSDTLKSIAISLSKIANDIRLLSSGPNSGIGEISIPARQNGSSIMPGKINPVIPEVLSQCAYIVMGNNSTIGLAAEAGQLELNAFEPVVFYKLIESFDVLTNGIKTFTENCVLGITANEERCQDNLERSMYLATVLSETIGYTKAADLAKESLSTGKSIRELAQMQGIDVDESIKKSV
- a CDS encoding asparaginase, encoding MVQESDTGGVSLSDTHPLSQNLIGIPEEIDVDVEEIFNLPSPHITPKDMLRLKKRIEQATKERYDGVVITHGTDTLEETAYFLELTTNNDLAVVLTGAMRSSNEIGSDGLYNYVQAIITAADASAKDKGVLVVMNDEIHAARFVTKTHTTSVDTFRAPTFGPIGIVSKNRPFFLKEVIEDVILPIDTVDGEIPIIKAYAGMDDTLFRVLTKAKVDGVVVEALGAGNLPPNVLDGLSQMLEEKIPVALVSRCANGVAEDIYSYTGGGIPLKNMGVMFVKGLTGPKARLRLLVALNARLTPEQLRNYMTAL
- a CDS encoding helix-turn-helix domain-containing protein; translated protein: MQKNQAITIDIIQLESSLNEMNTPNELSLVYLLKGKCHFLNQEQQLSLHKKDFIFIGPNQKGQLISDSYNKEVIILRLIFHLPEIESLINQNWRPVFPSSKIDVYQSNGREKLIESIFRLTLERLTKASKDRSFSDLLLVSDLLDKVEGMFLFTQYQELASLDKQKIHPLIIDMLDYAKVNYTTKLSLGDFAKEKFVSEAYLSKLFKDEMGVTFSDYLSSIRLKAAVSELRNSTEPTLSIALNNGFPNPKSFTAVFKKQYGVTPHEYRKHYIPKQEELTLQQTSEDYRYLSHQESIQVIAQFMLTQNIKQAKGLSVEEIELDLSIPPFANLNKPQKIINLGHANNGLKESVRQQVRMIQEKIPFDICRFYDFCTETISEFDIIKDRFVNNHRLFSFMREMNLRPMFVLVIDESNGISELSLKLDTLKEMIQGYVQYEASFREGWYLELSISDSAKVSQTFFRQAYQLTSDFLVTHFSTGYLGFNLHFNYLNDWLTCLRLPLNVDPDFISITYEKSLGLQSQSEHLFKEFKRQISQLKHYLKNIEKNTALYISEWHLVAESTQLSQSTFSRSAILLKALIEMTNHIDGIGFWLNVDSEKSIPISKKLGDLSIFLHGPLKRPLFFLLVFYDRIGDEVVLISEHYIVTKKFNSFYVLYYNEHHLDKKDSAYENLWKATRRQTTFLFNQLPVGNYLVKRFLLDSHHGGIYHQWLKSGGMRELDTDMQEYLQQSVVPEFLMKELSITDGKLEKSIDLEMNACYLIILNRIN
- a CDS encoding ABC transporter permease, which encodes MYKKWIYPILSFVVLIILWEILTILYQVPIYVLPRPSQIGAALFTDWHNLFKHSLTTLLEAVIGLILAAILAFFIAILMDLSKGLKLAFYPHLVVSQTIPVLVLGPIFTIWFGFGITPKIMMVILMCFFPIVVAFVDGLAQVDIKKITLLETYGASKKQIYTTLKFPEAMPSFFSGLKIAATYCVSGAIVGEWLSASSGLGYYMIRAKNSFLLDKVFASIICIILLSLALNAIVSLIQKQLIKKRMIRRV
- a CDS encoding ABC transporter substrate-binding protein — encoded protein: MFNKKKGLFIGLSIGLIGLAGCSSESAKDKTDENKDKLKDVTLVLDYIPNTNHTGIYVAKDKGYYKEQGIDLTIVEPGDDNTSLTLLGGKKGEFAISYQEDLTYSAASAQPIPTKAIAAIMEHNTSGFVSTADKKISSPKDFEGKTYAGWQSAAEEAVLKAVMEKANADSSKLMIVGDPGGGPSDLEKNVDLKWYFEGWDLTKAKMDGYDLNYMPLRELDERLDYYTPIIVARDDVMENDPTLVEHFLKATKHGYLDAIDNPEESAEILHQAAPDQDIEFLKKSQEFVSKNYTSDPQKWGIMKEDVWNNYTEFMLENKLIDKDIPASDMFTNAFIEKVD
- a CDS encoding ABC transporter ATP-binding protein; translation: MTDIFIKNLGLSFEGKKTFEQLNLKIEKGEFISILGPSGCGKSSLLNILAGSLKADTGEVLVGDTVISGFNEHFAYMPQEDLLLDWKNVEDNITLYQRLHKQVINQDKLSEYIKKFGLHEVRHQYPETLSGGMKQRVALLRTVFVDRDILLLDEPFGALDVFTRQHLQDWLKNLTNILNKTIILVTHDIDEALYLSDRVIIMGGSPASLIEEIDLSTTKRSRQWLSEQGQTRQHIYELLSQKIRH
- a CDS encoding TatD family hydrolase; this encodes MSDFLCDAHCHIDLDKQLLDLLIKYNIPATINCQSRKEWHDYSPLTKSHPFLNISFGIHPWDVDFQEIENNLDIFQQTPIIGEIGLDSVWTTNDILLQKKMFIKQLSLATDMKKPVILHTKGMEKEIADIISYFPNRYLVHWYSSQEHLKEYIKQDCYFTVGPSLLTDDAVKQVLTTVPKDRLLIESDGLDALAWALDKDIESVDYLDSQKNLMVQCAKVLDMPLNEFRDLLQKNYLRWIN
- a CDS encoding MFS transporter, whose translation is MPNVEKNKFTPFAVLSVSFILTSGVTINGTLPFIKDHFNLSQTQSELLGTLPSFTVVIFILLSNYLTKKIGMKQVVIIGLIMASIGGVLPWLTPNSYGLIVFGRLLLGAGLGMYNALSVSFINGLFTGKERSTLLGFRNATESIGQMILTFVAGLLLMRNWMDSYLIYLLAIPIAILFYLYVPNIEAKAKVKTVDKGGSFSWVLLLTILIVASLLMNAIAIGVRFPTLAIELAGQEVNASAYLALMPILGIVAGILFEKIVSKVSFGIVFLGIGFNILSDFLIGFSTQSFWLLTIGLFLSSIPIAWVIPFIFNHIEELGRGIEPNKATSYVFVGCNFGVFLAPMCMNWASKLLGSSDLRLPFIAFGIIFTIVLVILISIRKKIEQLLIK